In the genome of Planctomycetia bacterium, the window CCCATTTGGGAGCGAAGTCCCAGCTGAAGCGGCCGCCGTAAGTAATGCCGGTGTCGCCGCCGACGAGCCCAGGGATCGGATTGTCGAGCGCTAGTCCGCCGACGAAGTAGCTCATTGCATACGGGCGATTGAGCCAGCTTTCGTTCTGCAGCGGAAGCTGTCGCGGGCGATTGTCGATGTAGCTGCGCACCCGATCCGCATGTCGCTGCAAATGTCCGCCGGGCCCCGCGGCTCCATAAGAGCCGTCGTCGTACGGCGGAGCATCGCCGGGATATTCGGGGCCGAGCTCGTCGGAGTAAGGCTGCGCCGCAACCGCGCCGCGGCGCGAACTCGGACTGAACGGTTTCTCTTCGAGATCGTCGCCGAATCGAGGTGTTTGCGGCGGTTTCGGAGATAAGTCGGGGGCGTCGGCGGGCTCTAACGATGGAAGATCACTCGTCCGCTCGATGCCGCTCGAATTCGATTTCGCGACCAGCTTGAGCGAGGAGGATCGATCGTCGGCGGCTGCGAGTCCAT includes:
- a CDS encoding porin family protein, with protein sequence MPPLFRHMIQPARLSTLLIFALLANGLAAADDRSSSLKLVAKSNSSGIERTSDLPSLEPADAPDLSPKPPQTPRFGDDLEEKPFSPSSRRGAVAAQPYSDELGPEYPGDAPPYDDGSYGAAGPGGHLQRHADRVRSYIDNRPRQLPLQNESWLNRPYAMSYFVGGLALDNPIPGLVGGDTGITYGGRFSWDFAPKWGIETRLGGASVGVVDQLLGTSLSPASIFYADIDWLWYFTGDTRWRPFALIGTGLFDIDFSDALSVRHHSTVLQLPIGFGMKYRHSTRIAMRVDLVDNIGFASGQESTMHNWSLTAGIEARFGGGRKRNYWPWNPSRGWW